Genomic DNA from Aphanothece sacrum FPU1:
TTGTTTTAGACTTGCAAGCGCGTTTTAAACAGTCCTCAATAACCGTTACTTCTAGTCGTCGATAAGAGTTAATTAGAGAAAATAATCGGTTAGTGTTGCTTTCAGAATTAACTAAAAAATCGGCATCTACTATAACCTTTACAGACCTTTGTGTTGACAGAGAATTAACCATTGAAATAGAAATTATAAATATGTACTCTGTAATTTCTGATCAAGATATACTAACTTTATCCTTTTGTCGAGCTTTTGTCAAAATTCGTTACTTCAAGTAAAGGTTCTGGTAATTTCGGTTTAACAGTATCATCAACTAATTCTATCAGATCACTGAGTTTACAATCTAACTCTTGAGCAAGTTGAAAGTATGGTATTAGTTCCTGCAGTTCTTGTCCTTCTTCCCACTTTTTAATTATGTCAGGTGTTTCCCCAACTAAAAATGCTAGTTGACTTTGAGTTAAGGTTGTATTATTCTCTATAAGATTTCTGATTTTTGAACGAATTTTAAGTTTATTCGATACGTCATAATTAATCTGTATTAAATCATCAATTTGACAATTTAAAGCTTGAGCAAGTTCAAAAAATTGCTTTATTTCCTCAAATCCTTGTCCTTCTTCCCATACTTTAATAATATCAGGTGTTTTCCCAACTAATGCTGCTAGTTGCTCTTGAGAATGTTCTTTTTTTTCTCTCAGTAATTTTATGTTATTCTTGAGTGGTTCTGGTTGAATTATCGTATTATTACAGATCTCTATTTTCTCATTAATTCTAGTGATAAATTCTTCTTTATTTTCTAATCCTTCAATACCCGAATAAATCCCTAAAGCTTTCTCTAAAGCATCTTTAGATAATTCTGGTTTATTATTTTTATACAAATTTTCTACCAAATCTTCCCAAGAACGTGCAGCGAGTTCTGGATTATTAGCATTTAAGAAATGTTCTACTGCCTTTTCTTGCAACTTAATAGCTTCATCATAATTTCCCTTTTTAATCGCTTGACTAACTTGATCTTCTATTCCTAAACCTTCTTCAAATTCTGCCATCTGTCGAGCAGATTCTTCATCCACAATATCAAATGTTTTACTTGCTAAAATAACCTTATTATACGTTACTTGTAAAACATAACTTCCTTGGTCAAATTTTTCAGGAAGCGTAAAACTAGCAGTTAAATCAGATGAATTTACAGGAATAGGATCAATTGAGAAGTCACCTTCTTGATTAAAAAATTCAATCATTAAAGGAATATCAGCAGCAATACTTCCCCCCGTCACTTCTAATCTAATATTAACCTTATCCCCTTGTTTTCCCATCCAGGGAGTAGAGAAAAGCTCAATACTAGGAATTTGTTCAGGAAGGTTTTGTAAGAATTCTTTTAGGTGACGTTGATTAATTGTACTCATTTTAGTTGAACTCCATTCTAAGTATATTATAGACAGTTTCATTGCGACAGAGACCCATGTGATCACAGGGATTACTATCAATTTGATTCTCTGGACTACTTATACTATAAGCGATCGCACTCTCAAAAGTCACTGTGTTATCTCCATACATATTACTAGGGACTTGTGTAATGACATTAAAATTTGCCATCGGTTCAACCAAATATAATGTTGGTGTTAAATGTGACATAGAATAAACACATCTAATATTAATTTGGTTTTGATCAAGATATTGAGATTGCTTAAGTCTCTGATGAACATTTCTTGCATTCTCAAGATATTCCCTAACATTAGTTGGCCAAATGCTATCATCTAGGGCAGAATAAAGCTTACCGTTGCGATCGCAAAGAGATTTAATTTCAGGTGGAGGTAACAGTTGATAAATAGAAGGAAAAGTCATGATTGATTGACAAAACTCTGCTCTTTTCTTACTGGGTTGTAGCATATTATAGACCCAATCTAAGATAAAATTATCATTAAATTTAAGGCCTTGTTTGAGAATAGAGTAAGCTTTAGCTGAACCTAAAAGGGGAGAGGCAATCTGAAACAATAAATCGGTTCTTTGAGCAATATCTGGATTATCTAAAAGCATTAATCGAGTAACAATTCCTCCCATACTATGAACAATAAAACGCAATCTACGATCCCCATTTTTATCTTTTTCTTTAATAAAATCAGCTAGAAAATTAGCTGATTCTTGATTATCCTTTCTCCAATCATAAGCAAAGGGAAAAAAGTTAGGTTCTGGATGTTTTGATGATCCTAGATTTTCAGAAATTAAACCTAATCCCTTTTCTCCTGTAGGTGTAATAAGAAAATCGAACAAAGATCCATAAATATTTGCCCAATCTGCAGTAAAATTATTAAAACGCTCAATGACTTTAACTGCATCAACAGGTTTATTTTCTTGTATAGCTAATAAACCAGGTTTTTCCCTAAGAGTACGGATATTACATAGTAAATCTTCGCCCCATATCTCTTTATCGTGATCAGAAGATGGGTTTTGACGAATTATTAAACTTGACCCCATAATACCAGGGACAAAAAATACAAGAGTAGATGACTCAGCAGGAGATGAAGTTACCAAATAAACCTCTTTTTAGGTTCTACCGGACAAGTTATGCTAAATTTTATCATAAATAATAGACTTTAACTCGCTCAGAGTTAAGCTATACAAACAAAGGTTGCCTACGCAACCTATCATTTAGTCCGCGCTCGTCGGACTTCGTTTCTATAGGATAAGGCTTTAGCCTTTTATTAATTATTTAGTTTACCATAGTAAGTCCCTCTTTTTAATAGTGATTTAGGATGATCTAATCTATTCCTTACGATATTTCCTGATTAAGAGAAGGTTCAATAATCGGAGTTTCTTGTCGATGAAGACGTATTTGTTTAAGACGAGGCCCCTCAGCAGAAACAATAGTAAACTCTAAATTTTCGTAAGATAATGTCTCTCCCATCGTCGGAATTTTTTGCCATTGATATAATAAAAATCCCCCAAGAGTTTGATATTCATCCGTTAAAGGTAAATCCAACGCCAAAAGGTTATTTAATTCTTCCAAATTCATTTGTGCTTCAACAATAAATGTCTTATCATCTAACATTTGTAAAGCCACTTCTTCCTCATTGACCCCTTCTAAATCATGATCAAGAATTTCTGCAATTAAATCTTGCAAAGTTATTAATCCTGATGTTCCTCCAAACTCATCCACTACCATCACCATCTTTAATTGCGATCGCTGCATTAAAGAAAGTAATTCATCTAAAGTCATAGACTCAGAGACAAATTTAACAGGTTTAACCCAATCATCAATTGATGAAGTTGCGATTAGTTGTCCTTGGGCCAAAGGTAAGGCTAAATCTTTAAAATCAATAATCCCTAAAATATCATCCAAAGATTCACCTTTAACCGGATAACGAGAATGACCAGCTTGAGTTACTTCTTCTAAAAACTCTCCAAAAGTAGCAGTTTCAGAAATAGCAATTAATTGAGTTCGGGGAACCATTACTTCCACCGCAGTAACTTCCCCAAATTCAAAAATATTCTTTAATAAAGCCCTTTCTTGCGCTTCTAAACCCGTTGATTCTCCTTCAGTTGCAATAATTAATTGTAGTTCTTCTGAGGTAACTTGATTATATCTTCTTTCTCTGGTATGCTTAATACCTAAAGTGCGTAATAATAAATGGGTTGATTGATTTAAAACCCAAATAAAAGGATGAAAAACTTTAGCAATTACCCCAATAGCAGGCCCCAAAAATCTTGCTAATTGTTCAGAATAAATAAGTGCAACCGATTTAGGACATAATTCCCCTAACACAATTTGTAAATAGGCCATCAAGAAAAAAGCCACAGGAATTGCTAAACTATGAGATAAACCTGTTATCATTTCTGATGGAAAAGGCAAGCGTTCTAGTAAATACTTAACTAATACCGCCATCGTATTTTCTCCAATCCAACCTAATGCTAGACTAGACAGAGTAATCCCTAATTGGGTAGTTGATAACAGACGATCAATACTTCTTTGTAAAGATTGAACTGTTTGTGCCTGAAGGTCTCCCGCTTCCACTAACTGGCTAATACGCGATCGCCTTACGGAAACTACTGCAAACTCTGCTGTCACGAAAAAAGCATTAATCGCTATCAGCAACACTACTGATAATACTCGTATAAATATATCTTGACCGTTCATATAATTAGGGTTTATTCTCCCTGATTACAGGAATTTCTGCTAAATTTAACTTCAGTTTTTGTTGAGGGTAATCTGTTAAATTTATAGATATAGTTTGAGCCTTACTCATTAATACACTAGGAATTTTAACTGTTCCCTGAAAATCTTCTTTATTAGGTGGCAATTCTTCTGGTAATCCTTCTGCTACTGCGCTTAAAGAACGACCTTGATCGTCTTTAATCTCTAAAAAACTGTAAAGAAATTTAACCGTTTCAGTTCCTTCATTTTTCAGTTTAATGCTTAATAACAAATCTTCCCCTTCTTTCTTGGTTTCAGTCACAGCTAAGGTAACACCACCATCTTGAATAGTGAGGGGAAAATTAGCTACTTTTTCGGATGTTGGCTCAGTTTTCTTATCAGTCAACTCAGTTGTTTTTTTTTCTTCTTTATCTGATGTTTTATCTAGCTTCTTTTCTTCTGCTTCAGTTTTTTTAGCATCAGAGTTTCCTTTTTTATTAATATGATCATAAACTTTGACTAAAATTGTCTTCTCATTAATAGGAATAAATTCCTTTGGTTGATTCGATAATTTAGCATTATTAATAAGTTTTTTAGCAGGGTTAGCCGTCGGCTGATTAACTCCTTTTAAAGATTCGTAACCCGCTTTAAACGCAAAATAAGCACTAGCGGTTCCTGCACCCGACATCATCACTAATAAAATGACAATAAATTTGATAGTAGAATTGATTTTCATAGTTTATTTTAACTAGATAATAAAGGGAGAAAAAATTAATTGATGATATTGTAGCCCATTCAACCTCTCTCAAACCCGAACGTTGAATCCACTATCAGTTATAATAAAATAGAAACTGGTAGTCTATGCGTCACCAGAACCCCCAGGGTTGGCCGAGCGGTTGAGGCAGCGAACTCATAATTCGCGCAAGGCAGGTTCAACTCCTGCACCCTGGATGAAAAATTTGAACTAAATATAACGGGTTCAACTTTCATTGGGCTTGGATTTGAACAAGCCTTTGCGCTGCCCTTTACTCAACTACCACGACTAACACAAAATGGTTATTACGTCAAATGGATTGTTCACTCTCTCAAGGTGAGTAAATAAATTAGGGTTTTACTCAATAAGTATAAATACCCCTAATTCCTGTTAACTAATATAAATAATACTTATAGCGATCGCTAAATTCCTTATTTAGTTAATTGGTATTATATGGATTTTTGTCCCTTGTTTCGAGTGACTCAAAACGAGTTTAAAGTCATCCCAGTTAGGGAATTTATTAAAAACAACATTATAGGTTGCGCAGGCAACCTTTGTTTGTATAGCTTAACTGTTTAGAGTTAAAATATATTTATTACTTATTATTTTTTGTTTGAATAAAATATCGAGATTGTTTACTTAAATAGTCCAAATAAAATCGATTAAACTTATACATAATAGTATCAATTTGATGATTTTTATGATCAGCAATACATCAGAGCAAAAAAATCTGTTCAACTGAACTTGCCCTGTAAAATTAATAAATCAATACAGGCTAAAGTTTTATTCTATAAGAAGAAAGGCTGTCTACACAGCCTAATTATAAGCCTGGGTCGTCATAAATATCATAACTACCAGGATTAGGACTAGAATACAAAAAGCTAATCATAGTATGCCCAAATTTCTCTAGAAACATAGCATTAATAGGTTAAATAATCTTTAATTTTATGAAGGTTAACTCAAGGTTATGATTTTTCTCAGTAGAGAGTTTAAGGTGATTACTTTATATCGGTTCTACCGGACAAGTTATGTTAAATTATCACCAATAATAGACTTTAACTCGTTCATAGTAGGGGTCAACTGCCGTTGACCCCTACAAAACAGGCAAGATGCCTACGCAACCTATAATGACTGTCCACGAAGGTGGACTTCGTTTCTATAGTATAAGGCTTTAGCCTTTTATTCATTATTAATTTAGCATAGTTTGTCCCGTAGAACCGCAAGTTTAGGCAATGATTAAGTAAATGTTGGGTTTCATTCTTCAACCCAACCTACAAAAGCGGCTCATTAATCCTCATCTTCTGCTACCTTTAATAAAAAACTTATAATTTCTCCTCCAATATGATTAAACGCCGTAACTTTATCAAATACACCAGCTTAGGACTAACAGGTTTAGGATTCACCGCTTGCACCAATATCAACTTATTTTCTCCCAAAAATAAACAAAAAAACGGACTCGATATCAATTCCTTAGAAAAGCCTAACCTAATTCTCGGATTTGTTCCTAATGGGGATGCGGCCCCCCTGATTATCGCCCAGGAAAAGGGCTTTTTTGAGCGTTATGGCTTAACTGTCACCCTCAAACGTTCTGACTCTTGGGAAGCCGTCGAAAAAGACTTATTAGAATGGCGTTCTGATGCGGCACAACTTCCCTATTCTTTCCCCATGATGGCACAATTAGGCCAAAAAAAAGCCCCCTTAATCTCTCTCATGAATCTTAATCTTAATGGGAGTGCTATCACTTTAACCCAAAAAGCTTGGGAAGCAGGAATACGTCCTTCTGTGGATTATTTTAATTTTACTGATTTTGAAGGAGGTATGAGAAACTATCTGAGAAATCGCAGTAAACTTCCTATTTTTGCTCTAGATTCAAACTTCTCAATGGATGCTTATTTAACCCGTTATTGGTTATCTGCTATGGGAATAATGCCTGATTCTGAAGTAGAATTAGTAGAATTTCCTGCCTCTCAAATGGGTTACAAATTACAAGCAGGTCTAATTGATGCTTATAGCGTTTCTGCTCCTTGGAATCAACAAAGTGTGTTAAATAAGACAGGATTTGTTACTCATATTAGTCGAGATATTTGGCAAGGACATCCCAATAAAATATTAGCCACAATGGATGGTTGGACAAGAAAAAATCCCACGACGACAAGAGCTTTAATGGCAGCTTTAATTGAAGCTTGTCAATATTGCGATCAGCCAAGTAATTATGCAGAAATTTCACAAATT
This window encodes:
- a CDS encoding helix-turn-helix domain-containing protein, encoding MSTINQRHLKEFLQNLPEQIPSIELFSTPWMGKQGDKVNIRLEVTGGSIAADIPLMIEFFNQEGDFSIDPIPVNSSDLTASFTLPEKFDQGSYVLQVTYNKVILASKTFDIVDEESARQMAEFEEGLGIEDQVSQAIKKGNYDEAIKLQEKAVEHFLNANNPELAARSWEDLVENLYKNNKPELSKDALEKALGIYSGIEGLENKEEFITRINEKIEICNNTIIQPEPLKNNIKLLREKKEHSQEQLAALVGKTPDIIKVWEEGQGFEEIKQFFELAQALNCQIDDLIQINYDVSNKLKIRSKIRNLIENNTTLTQSQLAFLVGETPDIIKKWEEGQELQELIPYFQLAQELDCKLSDLIELVDDTVKPKLPEPLLEVTNFDKSSTKG
- a CDS encoding lipase/acyltransferase domain-containing protein, with protein sequence MVTSSPAESSTLVFFVPGIMGSSLIIRQNPSSDHDKEIWGEDLLCNIRTLREKPGLLAIQENKPVDAVKVIERFNNFTADWANIYGSLFDFLITPTGEKGLGLISENLGSSKHPEPNFFPFAYDWRKDNQESANFLADFIKEKDKNGDRRLRFIVHSMGGIVTRLMLLDNPDIAQRTDLLFQIASPLLGSAKAYSILKQGLKFNDNFILDWVYNMLQPSKKRAEFCQSIMTFPSIYQLLPPPEIKSLCDRNGKLYSALDDSIWPTNVREYLENARNVHQRLKQSQYLDQNQINIRCVYSMSHLTPTLYLVEPMANFNVITQVPSNMYGDNTVTFESAIAYSISSPENQIDSNPCDHMGLCRNETVYNILRMEFN
- a CDS encoding hemolysin family protein, whose protein sequence is MNGQDIFIRVLSVVLLIAINAFFVTAEFAVVSVRRSRISQLVEAGDLQAQTVQSLQRSIDRLLSTTQLGITLSSLALGWIGENTMAVLVKYLLERLPFPSEMITGLSHSLAIPVAFFLMAYLQIVLGELCPKSVALIYSEQLARFLGPAIGVIAKVFHPFIWVLNQSTHLLLRTLGIKHTRERRYNQVTSEELQLIIATEGESTGLEAQERALLKNIFEFGEVTAVEVMVPRTQLIAISETATFGEFLEEVTQAGHSRYPVKGESLDDILGIIDFKDLALPLAQGQLIATSSIDDWVKPVKFVSESMTLDELLSLMQRSQLKMVMVVDEFGGTSGLITLQDLIAEILDHDLEGVNEEEVALQMLDDKTFIVEAQMNLEELNNLLALDLPLTDEYQTLGGFLLYQWQKIPTMGETLSYENLEFTIVSAEGPRLKQIRLHRQETPIIEPSLNQEIS
- a CDS encoding CmpA/NrtA family ABC transporter substrate-binding protein, with amino-acid sequence MIKRRNFIKYTSLGLTGLGFTACTNINLFSPKNKQKNGLDINSLEKPNLILGFVPNGDAAPLIIAQEKGFFERYGLTVTLKRSDSWEAVEKDLLEWRSDAAQLPYSFPMMAQLGQKKAPLISLMNLNLNGSAITLTQKAWEAGIRPSVDYFNFTDFEGGMRNYLRNRSKLPIFALDSNFSMDAYLTRYWLSAMGIMPDSEVELVEFPASQMGYKLQAGLIDAYSVSAPWNQQSVLNKTGFVTHISRDIWQGHPNKILATMDGWTRKNPTTTRALMAALIEACQYCDQPSNYAEISQILAKPNYLNLKETIIEPSLAGNYSYSSEIFDKYQKNIPDFTIFNHRDAAYLKDNDNANYPWRSHAVWLLTQMIRWHQLDSSDYPKEADKLLDKIYPVTFYEEVAKGLNITIPSNKMKQESTTAFIDGRSFDPSQPVAYLNQFSLRASRPQIFGFV